Genomic DNA from Asterias amurensis chromosome 2, ASM3211899v1:
GCAATTTTGAATAGACAGTCTATAGTCTGATATCCAGTTCACATTTTAGGCATAGCTAGATCAGTGGCTATGGCtacagctgttgctaagggGGTGTTGCTATGGGCATCCTATGCTTCAACACTTGTTCATGTTATGCCTCAGCTGCAGCCACAGCCACTAACTCAGACACAGCTTTAGAAATAGATGGTTACTTTAGGTTTTTCAAAACACACAGTGCTGGCTTAGGCTGTTGTCGGCCATCTTTGAAGCCCTGTATCGAAACAGCGcatttgagggggggggggggggtatttgtATTGTGAATTGTATCAGCCTACAATATTTTGTGGGTATACCATCCATCCTATCTTAGGTTAAAGTTATTGCAGAGCCCTTTTTCAAGGAACTGCTTACTGTAAGCCAAAAATCAATGCATACTTACGGTATTGAATAATTCTGCGCTTCTATAAGCCTATTTTACAGGCTAGCAAGAAAGCACGAGTGCAAACAAATGTGTTGTTTTATAAAAGCAAATTCACTTTACATGAAGCTATTATCTGCCTGGTAGCTGTTCACAACTTACGCTGGATTAGCTTGATATGACATGAATCATAATGGGACTCATTccttctgaccccccccccccctcccctaagaaaactatttttttttttaattgcttttGGAAAATAATAACACTTGTATGTTAACACTTGTATGTAACAATGTATGGGTTTTTTCTCAGATGcaactattaaataaaataagttGTTTGCTGCTCAATACAGGAGTCAAATTAGCCTCTTGTCACCAGGCCACGCTGTGTGGTCTTGCGTTAAATCAAGACACTTTGCTCAAGAATGCTCAAGTTGGTAGTTCCAAGACCTTCGCATTTTATTTCTCAGCCtagctaccatgggcagcacgCTATATTGCCCGCTAGCTTTGTGTATGTCTATTCTTGGTTCGATTTCCAGCTTACTACAGACAGTCGACAACCAAAATGAAATCAAGAAGAAAAGCGTGCCCTGTGTCAAGTTATCTCATTACGATACTTTTTCAGTGAGTATCAGTTAGTGACGTCCTGGACCAAGTTGGTTGAATTTCCACCCATGCagcgatttttatttttattttctgcaGGACTGACTCTTTTAGAACCGAGTTTGAATCTGTGCGTACATGTGTAACAGTAGCAAATTGGtctgacactgctctagaattgcaaaggtcgttggttccaatcccacccgagaaaaaatgtctgtgatttttttcacaggactcgggaaagtactgagtatacagtgctacatacattggtgtatatgggtaaaaaaccaaaaattaatattctttatccctgatgcaaatttaaaatctattaaagTAGCAAATTAGTTGCGCATATTTTAGTCATTGTTTGTGTCTCTTGACTGTATACAGACTTGCTAAAAAGATTAGCACTGGTATTATTTCTTGCCACTttggcatttttgttttttgttctggaAATAAAACACAAAGAATACTTTATTTGTGAAGTTGGTTTTAGTGTTCTGTTGTTAACTTCATGGGTGTCCTGAATATATTTGCAGCGGTGGCACTTTGGTGGCACTTTCTTTGCCTGATCCCCTCCTAATTTCATGGTTGgccaaaattttatttttgcaacaagggtgttttttttctttcatcattctcttgcaacttcgatgaccaattgagtccaagtaagaatactggcctttgacaattaccaaaggtatccagtacCTTTGCAATTATGTTTGCTCTACACCAGCTCAGGAATTACACTGGTGTAAGTCCGTTATTGTGGTATTGGGTATTAGTTGAGGAATGTAACTGGGGTCACAgaaggcaaatgattggacgatagcgaTAGCTGTTCTACAATGTATGTGCGTTAAAAACGTGCACGTGAGCTCAGCGTCCGTGTAGAGTTTTGCGTTATGCAAGGGTAGAATTTGGAAAGAAGTGATGCAAAAGAGGAAAGGTTCACTTCGATAGGTTTCAAACAATGGCTGGATATTATTAGAACAGTAAAAATGTCAtataaaaaattacataaaacaatttttaagaATGCACTAATGTGTGTGGAAGAACCTCCACACATATAGGGCAACTATACCCCAATTATGTTTCCATACTGTTCCCCATGTCTGATATACCAAGGGCAGAGCAACTCAAAGAGTACCTACATGATCGCATCAGACTATACTATTATTTGTCAAAAGACAACCAACACaccaacaaaaatatttcatggtTGGCCAAAATTTAATttctgcaacaagggtgttttttcttctttcatcattctcttgcaacttcgatgaccaattgagtccacgtgagaatactggcctttgacaattaccaaaggtgtccagtacctttaatgcaATGAGGTTCGCTCTACACCAGCTCAGGAATTACACTGGTGTAAGTCTGTTATTGTGGTATTGGGTATTAGTTGAGGATTGGACTACAATGTATGTGCGTTAAAAATGTGCACGTGAGCTCAGCGTCCGTGTAGTGTTTTGCGTTATGCAAGGGTAGAATTTGGAAAGAAGTGATGCAAAAGAGGAAAGGTTCACTTCGGTAGGTTTCAAACAATGGCTGGATATTATTAGTACATCATAGAACTACTGAGACATAAACTTTTATTATTCATGCCactcatttttattattttattgttcatgttGCTGGTAGTTAGCTTAATTAGAAAGAAATCCAACATGAAATACAATTTAGGCTTCCACTGTGTGCTGCGGGGTAGAAATTTAACCGATAAATACTGGTACCTGGTAGTTGCCAATAACAATTATCTCTGGCACAGTTGTTTGATACATTCTGGGTACTATATGGTGACTTTACCACTAGTCAGTGTTTTTTAGGCTACGTGTGAAGTTAACAGATGGGCAGGCccatttgtttattattattgttattatttgttaagTAGCTTTTGCTAGTTTGACAGCTTATGACAATTTTGCTCTCATGCCCATCGCAGTAGACAGAAATATCCATACAAAATCAATACTACGTGTGTAAACATGCAGGAATCATATTTAACTGTAGAATGAAATGTTTGCGTTACTATAACAGCTTGTACAAAGCAAACACTGCGCACTACTTTGGGTGAATTACAACTTGTACTACAAATGGACATGGTCACCCAATATCTTACAATGGATGATGTGACAACAACAGGTTTGCCAAATACGACAAACCAATATGAAAGCGGCAACATAGGTTTTAATGTGTACATCTCCGACACTATTCTTATGTTCCTGACAACTCTCACCATCAACCTAGCTATGGGGTGCACTCTGGATCCCATTGATCTCAAACGACAATGGAACACCCTCGGCGGGACGCTAGCCGGGTGTTTATCCCAGTTCCTGATCTACCCAGCATTGACTTATCTAGTCAGCCATGTAGTGGCCCTTCCAGCTTCATCCAGTATTGGACTGGCTCTTATTGCCTCGTGTCCAGGGAGTGCTTTGACTAGTATGGTGACGTACTACATAGACGGTGACGTCTGCTTAAGGTAGGTCAAAAATATAAAGAggatcaattttgtttcttcttgtttttttaaatagagcATCAGGTTTAGTCAAAGGCTGATCTAGCTCAATACAGGGGCGGGGCCATTTGGGCGTGTCTGGCAGGCACACCCCACCACTGAAAATGTCCGGCAGTGGCCATTTAATGGTACTTGGGACCGGTATACCAAACATTTTCCAGTAGGTTTCATTAGGTCATTTTGGCGTTTATGTCCTGCCCTATTAAAACATCTGTTGGAACCCGAGCACTAGTACTTTCAATTATTCGCccctaacacggtcagccatttgtATGTAGAGCCTTGAACTGGGGACAGCAGTGAATAGAAGCATAACGCTTTCATCCAATCAGATGCATAGACTTATAAATCCAATGAAGCATGAAGTTAAGGCTGTACATGCACGTggccaataacaataataatttgttgaatttatATTGCACTCTCTCCAACACTAGCCCGTCGTGGGCGCATTAACACAAAAAATACCAtatacaaaattacattaaacaatttttaagAATGCACTAATGTGTGTGGAAGAACCTCCACACATATAGGGCAACTATACACCAATTATGTTTCCATACTGTTCCCCATGTCTGATATACCAAGGGCAGAGCAACTCAAAGAGTACCTACATGATCGCGTCACACTACATCATTACTTGTCCACAGACAACCAACACACCAACAAAAAAACTCAATGCATGCGGTATTTGCGCATATATCAAACAATTCCAGGTGAAATTAACAAACTTTCTTGTCCTAGTTCAAACCTTATTTATTCAAATAACGGCAAAGTAGACCCGTCTATcaggcctggggtggatttcttatcttgagttaagacgaattactcatcctaactttaGTATTAGCCTTAAGTTAGGACCCCTGGAATTTTATCTCTGAACATGTTGAAagaagggcaaggccattttcattttgcaaagagcacttccattgcaAGATCTTAcagtcaaagggaaactttctgaagggccaagaccaggggcaacgaaggccacGGCCTATGTGGACTGTGTCTGATTCCAGGctaggggcctttctcaaaccacggcttgggctccggctcaggctccgcgtgctgatatccgtgcaatacgcgctgctccacaatgcaggttaaatgcaagctgcgtgcacagcacgcggagcctaagcctgagccggagcccaagccgtggtttgagaaaggccccaggaTTCGTTAAGACAAGTGACTTttgagtcctaacttaggatgggttcaatttgtCCTATTGTATAtagatacggaacttaactcgtcctatgTTGAATCTTTTAATTAAAGTTGGGGAAATTTTTGTCAAATCGATGGTCAGTCTATATTTGATGTGGGACCATGTGGAAGGTAAACAAATtcaattgtacatttttatgtGGAGGTAATATCCACACAGAAATGTAATTCTTCttcaaaaaaaattcttttgtttgaaatttcTATTTCATGTTTATTTCTTCACAGTCTTTGCTTGACAGTAGTCTGCAGTGCAGTGTCAGTCGGATTCACACCAGCTATGGTTCATATCTACTCAAGGAGCTGGACACATAAAACATTACACGTTGCTCTGTGGCCCATGGCGTCTTCATTATTTCTCCATGTGGTGCCACCTATCATCGGATACTTCATCAACCTCAAAATGAAGAAGATCGCAAAAGTTCTTAAAATGGTATGTACAAAAAGCAGCAATgctgtaatgtttttttatattttattgtgaCCAAGttgaaaagaaacatgtttgaaTTGTAAGTGACATTTATGTCATTTAGCAAagctcaggcctgtatgctttgttttttgaaaagacaagggcaccaaggcattttctccttgtgaaggcaccctataaggaaattAGGGGGTGTAAgggtataaaaacaaaatgaatattctttatcccccccgacgcaaatttaacatctattacaagtCCAAATACTTTGGTGTTGAGTTACCATGGACTGGTGGGGGATATGGGAGAGTCCTTACTCCTCTACCTTCAAATATGAAGTCATGCAGCAATATAAGAGGCCATACGGTGTGAATTACTTTTGTTAAAAACCGCAGAGTTCTCTTAGACAAATTGGGGTTGGAACGGGTTTAGAAGATACAGTTTAGAACGAATGGCCTATAAGCATTTAATGAAACAATATTCAAATGAACTTCATGATGTCATTACAGATCTGTATGGTGATTGGTTTGCTGAGTTTCAACCTCAACTGCATTATGCAAATTATAGCCAACGCCAGCCACATGTCTGAGATAACCTTCAACATGGTCCTGTTAACACTCCTACTGCCCCTTATGGGGTGGGGCTTGGCCAACTTGCTCGCCTGGCTGTTCCGTCAGAGCATACGAAAACGCCGTACAATCGGTGTGGAGGTATTACTGCATAACGTCCCGCTTGCTCTGGTCATCATCGGAACGGCGTTTCATAATTTCGACAAAAAGGAGGAAGTCTCGGCCGGCCTCGCCTTAAATACTCCGGTCATCGAACTCTACGGAGTGCTGGTAgtgcttttttattatttactacATAAGACGAACTCCGAGGCAGTCGGGAGGATGCCCAGAGCCGAGCTCGACTTACCCGAGTTAACTGGAAATGGTGCTGTGGTATCTGAGCAAGGGGCACCCGATTGGGCAGCTGTGGTAATGGCTAATTTGAATCTGCAGACAATGAGCAGTAGAGGGAAAGAAACATTTCACAAATAGAACCCAGTGAACATTGCTGGGGTAAAGGGGGTGTCAGGCCTTGAGCTTAGCTCtcaaaggggcacagcaattttacTCTGATAAGGGGCACTTATGCCTTGCGGAGGCCACCACAGCAAATGcctgcacagggcaccacggcttttgaaaagagaagggggttcaccCTGGTTCGATTgtcagcatattgcgccacagcactgtgtaaaccattacatagtGCTATTGTAAAAAGGttaaggtctcataattcaaacatagtcccacataccttgcaggaaaatactgcatgttaaagcgccttgagcgtcactgagtgacggatatgcgcgctatatatGACGCCACGTTTATTAATCGTGTAATGAGGGCCAATTCTGTATTAACACCATACAAATAAGACAAACAGCACACACCACGTGTTGTATAGCTGAGACAGCTGTTTTATATTTGACTTGTGCACTGTTTTAACCTGTCGGTTTTGGCTTATTATAACATAGAACCCAACacatgcattttgtttttaccagtATGCAAATTGACCAAGATGTGTCGGGAAAGAACAGCGATTTACAATCAACTCTTCTCTCGGTCGCATTGTAGACAACTTATTTCAAGTAGATGGTTTGTTATGCACAGAGCATAACACAcgaatgagttttttttttaatgatttttaaaaacttattaattattaatacgTAGTATCAGATTGACATGTTTTGTTTGCTCTTTCTGGGCACCAATAccaattaatattattactttttttacaattatcaTATAACCATTAACAAATTTATCAATATATTGCAATATACAAGTACATAATAACTTATTAGTAACAAAAAAAAGGGTTAACGTGGAGTAAGGCTGCTATATATCATAGGATATTTAaccaaaaagaaaagagaaaagtgCAATTCGATGTTTGTAAcaactttaaaataatacaagaaaTGAGGTCGATTGTTAcagctttaaaataaaaaccaaatgtTGTGCAACTTTCATAGTGTCAGATACAAAATGAGAAATACAACCAAATTCATTCCAGTGGGCGATTATGAGATTTGATACTTCCCAGTTTAGGCTGACGGAACCTGCCAGCCACAATTCCACCAAACAATTTCTGTTGACTGTGACCAGGGTTGTGACTGTGTTCCCTGAATATTTCTACTTAAGCGACAAAATGTTCACATCAAATTTTCTTAGCAACTTTATGAAACTCTACTACTGACAAAACCAACAGTCgttctgggctcaatttcatagaactgcttacatacaaaaagtagccaatcAGATGGACCATTACTAATTATTAATGGAACATTTATTCATTTCGCACACAGCTCTAAATTTAGACCAGCCATAACCAAGATGTTTTCCTCTTGGTCAGGTTGCCCAATTACACTTTGACAATGATTGGTGTAAGGATCATTTTGTACAAAGGTACCAGACTATCTGTCCTTGAACCTCATGCTtgaaaatttcataaagctgttaaagcagaaaatactgcttgacaattttctttgctaagtaaaaaattgagtggggcaccagcaaCAATAATGCAAACATAAAGTAAATTatggctggtaacttgtttctgctaagcaatacaatctgtgcttagcagcaagTTTTGGTCCAAATTGACGGCCATGGCTATGACTTAATTTCTGATCATCATGCATTTGAAGTACAGTATTTACTTAACAACACCCTAAGCAACAGCCGTAGCAGTAGGTGTTACCGACAAATTGGATACAACCTAATATGAGGTTGGTAGAGCTTGCCCCTCACTCTGCGGAACAGTGCAGAAATGTAAGCAAACGTGTACCTTTGTCAGaaagtcaaaataaaattttaaaactgtaaaAACAGAATGGAAAAAACGAAAGATCATCTCAACTGTGTTCTCGTTCTGATGTGCAGCCAGtatgaaatttgttttgttaatacGTAAAACGTGCAAAAAACGCAAacttaaacactaaaaaaataataaactctTATCCTTGATTATGGAATGGAGTGACTTTGTGTACAGTGGAGTGTTTCTCGCAAACAGAAGAATTGATGATTTTTTCTCTTCAAGAGGAATTAAACTTTTTTCTCTCAACCAAACCTTTCATTATTCAAATCAAACATATCCATTAAGCAAAGCATTATTGAATTTGAACCAaaactaatttgttttcttatgaaGCAGATTGCCAGCAATTATTCACCAAATCAATGCTGaaaagttttcttttttctcttctAAATAACAACTTCCAACCAATTTGAAACCTACATCAACCCTTCACTGTAACCCTCCTGCGTTATGAAACTTCTCATTTATAATCACACCAAGTATTAACGACCAAatttaaaatgaatgaaattaaAAGATCAAGCAGATCTCATGGTGAGAATTAATTATAAGGAACACCACTAACATATACAATTCAGCCTGTTGCATGTATACACAACTTCACTCTAGGGTCAAGGCTGTGGCTACAACTAGATtgccatttaaaggcactggacacctttggtaattgtcaaagaccagtattctcatttggtgtaatCCCAACATATTCatcaatctgtgaacatttggactcaattggtcatcgaagttgcaggagaatagtgaagaaagaaaaaaaaacacccttggtgcacAAATACCTAATAAAccacttcaagcctgaagtcttttaacatttgatAGAGAAATTATGTTTTTCTCGTAggtttgtttggtaatcacttttaaaattaatgtcaataaCAACATTTGGTTGGAAGCCTGCAGTgtatagtgtaaaacattttgaaaaacttcAAAGTAACGTGGTTATGTGAAatgatatcagtttttatgccccaaaatttgaacctgagaagcattactgcagtaacacttctcagattatGTATTCCTGTCAGCCTGTGTGGGGTAGTTTTTCTTCAGGGTGGACaaattcgctccggattttcggcaatatctcaaaaaagcaACCTTTTGAAATGCAATTTTCACATGCTAGATTTTATTATATAAAGTTACATTTATGTAGGATTTaaacaattgaacggttccaaaaaccaaaggtatactttgccctTTTAAGCATTTACATGAGTCAACAGCCAAAAGACACTCTGTTGTGGATGTGGCTAGATGCCTGCCTGTATTTACATATTGACATTGAAGCCAATAGCCACAGCCAAACTGTATATGCTTATTGTAAATCCAGCCATAACCTTGGAGGGTTAGTAATAATGGCATCCCCCAATCTCTGCTGGTCAATAATGAACTCTTATCATACAATTGCCATCTTGGTCAAGTTCCCTGTCAGCATCAATGCTACTTCATAATGAACACCAAGCACCAGACTATTTGCTGTATTATTTCAAGCCTCAGctgttgatttcacagaactcttcctaacttaagactaatcttaggacttgggacgagtcccaaccctgcactgtagcatgcagaccttaagattaactcgagacgagtcctaactctttgtgaaatcgacacttggcccttttcaaaaccatggcttTGGCTCCaaattcggctcaggctagcttggccccacgGTCGTTTCGACAATTCATGTGCTTTGTGTACGTGCTCAgagcttcagacgagagaacggagcctgcagccaaatccaaagccgtgGATTAAAAAAGGTTCTTAGTAAGGATAGACCATAGCAGCTATGGATGGATCATCACAAGTGCCCATAGTAACACCATTAGCAAAAGCCGTAGCCAATAAGGACATGTCAATAATGTCAGTATTTACAATGGCTACAGCTAATGGCTAGACCACTGCATACACAACGATATTCCGATGAAGCCAATAGCTAAATATGGTACAGACTCTGGCTATTTCGGAATTAGCAGCTTGCATACACAACGATATTCCGATGAAGCCAATAGCTAAATATGGTACAGACTCTGGCTATTTCGGAATTAGCAGCTTCGACTGCAGCTGGATGACCACACGAATATGCAGTGAAGCAGAGATTGCTATTAGCATAGTCATAGCCAGGTATATTTCAATCTGGCTTCATACAGGTTTGTGCCGCAGGAGATAGCCCAAACTTGACCACACCATGGTAaaagtttcaacaacaaaaatgagtaaaacttaCACAATAAACAGGAGTGTGCTTTACTAGTATCAGACTACCTTTAAACAAGGTTTTTAGTGCAAGAACAATGTATAAAATAGTCCAGTAAAGTGACAATATGCGGCCCATATAACAGAACCATTATTAATAATCCCATCTCATTAGATGTCTTTTAACATTAGTACTTATGCTATGTGTGATACAATGTATAAGGCCAAAAGGAGTTGAGCTGGATTAATATTGACACTTTAATTACACAAGTTCTCGAGAAATCTGAAGGTAGGTAAGAGACTACAAACATGTTATGTcatggggaggggggtgttttTTATTGGAGTAATAAACATCAGCAGATGAATTCTCCCACCAAGGGGAAATTTAAGCAATATTAAACTGCTTTACAACTTTCTGAATTCCAACACAGTCAATGGTTGGATTCTACAGCAGCTCAAAGGCAGATTCATGCTTAGCATGGCTTTAAACACTTAGCGGGATTCGCTACTCAACTATATAAGTACACAGTATCTGGACAAACACAGGGGATTGTTCAACTATGCTAAGCTTTTTATACTGAAGAGTTAAAACCAGCTGCCATAAACCACAAATATTTTATTACTAACtcaatttttcttcttcaacaaTCAGAAATAAGGGTAGTTTCGCAAAACGAAAATGGTGATATGGGTTTTATATGAACAAGTAATTACATAACATTGTGTAATAAAgtcataaaaatatttttatggaAGAATAGTAATACAGTTGTTAACATAATAGCCATACAGCTGTTTGTGTTGACATAAAACCCAAGGATTGCAAATGAAGCCTCTTCGATCAAGCACCCCCTTCGATCAAGTAATTCTGATCATCCAACAAATCCTTGCTCACCAAAGACACATAACTTTGGTTTTAACCCTCTTCGACCAAAATCATTATcaatttgttttcccctttCAAGTTACAAGCTTTTTAATGTTGGGATAAAATCAAAAATAACTGTTCAGGTATAATTAAAATAAGTACAGTTAGTGATTACTTTTGGTTTGGCTTAAACTTGATTCGTAAATTAGTACAAttctttttgtttcttacagTTTTCTGTTAACATTAAGTTGCTAAGCGGATTtataatgataaaataaaacccgTCCCTTGTTGGAATAATCACTAAGGCAGACGAGGATACACAGTAAGCGATTGTTCAATTTCTGGATGgatacacaagtcaatattcaaaaacaaatgttgacaaACAATTTAacatccccccaaaaaacactttTCATTTTGCATGGAAAGCAGATGGATCTGTgattagttttcaaaaaaatgacTGAACACAAACAGGATTAAGTGAAAGGAATAACGTGTTGCTATATAATGTATTGAATAACCACTTTGTTACTATGAAAGTGGCCACGTTGTAGGGCAGGCCCTATGTACGTCTAAACACGTACATCAAAGCAGCATGCGGTgctcccggtttgatttctacttCAGGCACACGCACTCACGCttacagacgccatgttgtagggcaggtatttggatgatgacgtcatgttcGATACGGTCTATTGTGATTCTTTTGGATTATGTATGATGcatgttgatttttgtttctatgATACCTTCTGAGTGAAATAGTTAACTGTCTCTGAGTAATCATTACAAATTATGCTGACCTTCAGACAGCAGATGTGGTAGCTTGGTTAGGTAATTATACATTCTTAATCACCTAACAGACTAGTGTGCGTGACATCATACCACTGGTCTGCTGTGCTTTTATTTTAGGGGTCTCCAGTGCGATCTTAAGGCAAAGCACTCTGCTGAAACTGTGGTGTCTTTATAATTATAGGCATTTATCAGGTGCAGGTAAACAATGTGTCAAAGTGCCTTTACACTAACCTTACCCCGCTTAATATATTTCACTCCTGAAACCACCTACTTATCATTCACGATCAACctagcaggtacccatttactccttgGTGATGAGAAGTAGTCTTATGTATCATGCCCCAAAAAAGTATCAGCCAaaattgggattcgaacccacactcatcAGAACTTGATATTGATGCGATAGATCGCTCGCCCACGACATGCTATGATATATTGTACGAAATATTAACCCTATCAAATGACAGAGAGGACTGTCCATGTTTCAGTGTTTGCTGTACCCCTATCGTAATCTGACACTTCGAGTTTATCACTGGGTTTCATGAagattattaaacaaaatataaatgaatGTACAGTAGACATATTCAATCACAAACAAATGAACACTTAACTGGACTTGTACAGTTGTTActgtggttattattattaatttctttttggaGTGCCGAGGAGaggttttttccttttaaattTTCACTTTGACTCAAACGTAACCCTTACAATTAAAGCAGGCACATTTTTAATATTTCCATGTTAAATAATacagttaatatttacaacagCAAAAAGC
This window encodes:
- the LOC139954520 gene encoding sodium-dependent organic anion transporter-like, whose protein sequence is MDMVTQYLTMDDVTTTGLPNTTNQYESGNIGFNVYISDTILMFLTTLTINLAMGCTLDPIDLKRQWNTLGGTLAGCLSQFLIYPALTYLVSHVVALPASSSIGLALIASCPGSALTSMVTYYIDGDVCLSLCLTVVCSAVSVGFTPAMVHIYSRSWTHKTLHVALWPMASSLFLHVVPPIIGYFINLKMKKIAKVLKMICMVIGLLSFNLNCIMQIIANASHMSEITFNMVLLTLLLPLMGWGLANLLAWLFRQSIRKRRTIGVEVLLHNVPLALVIIGTAFHNFDKKEEVSAGLALNTPVIELYGVLVVLFYYLLHKTNSEAVGRMPRAELDLPELTGNGAVVSEQGAPDWAAVVMANLNLQTMSSRGKETFHK